DNA sequence from the Phaenicophaeus curvirostris isolate KB17595 chromosome 22, BPBGC_Pcur_1.0, whole genome shotgun sequence genome:
ATTTTTATCTTTGCATCTCCATTGGGCTGAAGTGCTTGGATAGGGCCTAAAATTGTAGAGTTTAAGATATACTTTTGTGCTCAGCACTCAACTTTCATGTAGAACTGCAGAAGATGCAGTtcatgcatcaaaagaagtctAAAAGACATCACGTGGTCCATGAAATAATTCAaagaatacataaaaaaaaatctgtaaatataTTCCTATTCATGCAAACaaggaatgaaaaggaaaacagaaataataaatgagcATTAAAACCAGAACCAATTTGGGGGAGTTTGACTCTTGTGATAACACTGCATGCAATACTTGATTCCTTTTGCAGAAAGGGAGATAACCTCATGAGTGTCTCAGTAGCTGCTGGCTCAGCCTCCTCACTGTTCTGGGTCTCTTTCTGAGCAACCAAGTCTGTGTGTGCTTCTCTGGAAGCCAAGGCACCTAACATGGAAATCTAGATTTCATTCCAGGGCTCAGACAGGAGAAGTTTGTGGGTTTTGAACCCTTTTTTGTTGCAAAGGATAAGCCTCCACTGGCACTACGCTAGGTAGACCTCAGGTATCTGCAAATGAGTTTGAGAGCCTGACTAGCTTCCCTTAGCATCATGCAGAATAACGTCATTGCTGGTAACTTAggtttctgctgcagcagaaatcaTGAGCCCCTATTTTACCGCTGAGCACATTAGTCTGGGAGCACCAGACGGCCACCAGCTGGGATGGTCCTGGTTGTAGAGCCAGTGTGGGTGGCAGAGAGGACTCAAGAGAGAACCCTCTGTGATCTAAGAGATGGTGAACtcctgctggaaggaaaaaatgacAGCACAAAGCTGCATGTTTGTAGCTGTTCACAAGACAACGGTTGTTCCACAATCCGCACACTGAGGCAGCTATATCCCACGCTACGGCTTAATAGAATATCCACGCTGATACATGGGCTGCAGGACGTGACCTTCCATTTGGGTTCCCATTGGTCCTTGGCAAAAGGAAAGCAACTGATATAATTAACATAATGACAACATGAAGGGGACTGGGGGAATCTGCACACTGGTCAGCCTGAAGTCCACAAACAGCGAGTTAGCAGAAGCTAGAAAGGAGAATCACTAGACAGATAAATATCACTCAGTCCTTAATATCCATATAAATGGAAGTCATGCTTCACAAATCAATTTAAGCTTTTTAAATGAGTCAGCAAATACACAAATAATGGAGAGCGAGTTGACAAAACATACTTTGATTTCGAAGAGTCTCTTAAAGAGACTACACACCCACAATACAAGAGCGAACGTCTTTCATTTGGATAAAAACTGATTAAAAGGCACAAAAAAAGATGGAGGTTCATGTGTAAAATGACAGGTGAAATGGCTTGTAGAGAAGTCAAAGAGATGAAGAGAGCATCCTGACTTAGGAATAAAACAATGAACTCTAAGGAGGCTATTGCCTTTCAGGAAGATGATCCTGGAATTACGGTAGAAAATTGCCTGAAAATGTTGACTCATCAGTCTTCTGTTGCAGTGCCTTCCACGAGCATATGTTCAAGGATCTATAACTTCATTTCAAAAGgttatatgatttttttaaaacatcatttctGATACACTTTCTCTTTAGGGGCCTTTGAAAGAATATGCCGCTGCATTGCCAAAAAATGCAACTCAGTGGTGATGTCTGTCGGGTAAGTGCTACTTTCACATTTGTGGTAACATGGGCCACAGCTGAAACACTTGTGAAAAACAGGCTGAAGTTATTTATTATTGCAGATTGTGCTCCCTATATTTTGCTTTAGcctttcatttaatttagaaatgtGCTTACAGGCAAAGTATTCTAAAATCACTGTAAGACCATCAGTTTGTCTGTCCAATCCACACTAGTTAAAAACAAAGATAATCTttaaaatttaggaaaaaaagcctaCATAACTCCCATACCAGTCAATCACGAACAATGCAAATGAAATGTTCATAATTACTTTGACAACAACCACAATATCTTTGACGTTACAGTTATCGCTTGGCTCCTGAACACCCATACCCAGGGCAATATCTGGATTGTCTCACTGCTACCTTATACTTCATGAGGAATTTAGAGGAGTATCACGTGGATCCTGCTCTCATCATCATAAGCGGTGACAGTTGTGGAGCTAATTTCGCTACGGTTATTTGCCAAATACTGCTGAACAAAAGAGATCTCCCAAAAGTACGTGCTCAGGTCTTACTTTACCCAGGACTACAGGGGCTAGATTTTCATCTGCCTTCCTACCAGCAGAACGCTTCAGTCCCCATATTGTATCGGAAGCTCGTTATCTACTTCTGTTTTCGTTATCTTAATAAAGAACCAACAGCTATGGAAGATATCCTACAAAACTGCCATGTTCCTGAGAGTATGAAAAGCAAGTATAAAAAATGGATAAGTGCTGACATTATTCCTGATGAATTTAAGATTAGAGGCTATGTGCCTCTGAAACCCACTCCATATAAACCTGAAGCACATGAAGCAATCAAGGAAATTTTAGCAATAACATTTTCCCCACTTTTAGCTGAAGACTCCGTTATTCGCCAGCTCCCAGAGACCTACATTGTCACGTGTGAGTTTGATGTGCTTCGGGACGATGGGCTTTTATACAAGAAGCGACTAGAGGACAATGGTGTTCGAGTGACCTGGTATCATTCTCAGAGCGCTTTCCATGGAATTTTAGCCTTTTTTGGCTatgggattttttcctttttatctgcAGAAAAGATAATGAATAGGACTGTGAATTTTATAAACAGTCTATAAAAGTACTTTTCAGAACAAAGATGCAAATCTCACATTATCCTTGGCAAATTTACTCTTGCCAAAGAACGTAAATACTTGTAATTTATGCTTCGGATATTGACTGCATTTTATagtttctgctttctgcttctgcagtgACTTTCAAACAAACGTTAAGATTATTTAAAGCACAACCATCCTAGAAAACAACATTATAAACCCACACTGATAAGATGGAGATGGAAAGTGAGGCACCCGGCACATCGTTCCCCTTCAACTCTAGCAGTTCTAGTATCTTTGCATGGCATGCGCACGTTCAAGACAGGCAGCAAGAGCATCTTTTCCTGAAGGTTCTCGAACCACCTGGAAAAGCTGAAGACAACAACCAGGATCTACTCTGGTCCTTGTGAGAGACAGGAGACGTGCAGGGAATCAGATTGGGAGCCCAGTGACTCGGGTTCTGTGAAGCCTTATGTCAGACAGGGCAATTACAGCTGTGCACTCTAATTTCTAGAGCTGCTCTACACAAAGACCACGCTTTTCCTGAGAAAGTGTAGTCAACAGAAAGGCTTCTGTCAGAAACGAACCTTCTGAACTGGAAGTAGTATGGGTTTGATTGGGATGGAATCTGAGAGATGATGTTTCATTTTGGAACTTGATTCTTAAACCGGAATCCCTAAGCTTTTGAGTGTACATGTTAGGGAAGTGCAGAGGTGAGGGGGCGACTTCCTTGCCTTTCTGTaccctttgtttctctttcaagaTTATCCTGTGCTCAAGATTACCTGTTATGCTACCTGGTATTATTGTACGTTTGTTGAAAAAGTTCTGAAGGTCACAGATGTAAGAAGGTAGAGAAGCAGAGCATCAGGTTATCCTCTCACTGTAACGCTGTGGCAATTCTGTGAtgctttcaacaaaaaaaataaaaactagcaTTTCAAATatgtccaggtctggaatcctcgacataagaaggagatggagctgttggaacgggtccagagaaggctacaaggatgatgagagggctggagaacctcccaaatcaggacaggctgagacagttgggcttgttcagtctggagatgagaaggctctgaggagaccttacagcaaccttccagtacctgaaggggctacaagaaagctggggagggactgttcacaaaggcttgtggtgataggactggggggttggaactagatgatctttaaggtcccttccaacccaaactattctatgactctatgattctatttgcaTTACAAGAGAAAGTTATGTATGCTGAGCATGAACTCTCTAATAAATCTGAATTAATACCTTGTTGTGAAAGAAACAATGCAACACTGGCAGGCAGAGACCACAATCTTGATAATTCTACCTTGTAAAATCTGTACTGTGACCAGTAATTAATTAACCAGACAACTGGGCTATGTCTTACTATTGTATATGATCATGTCACTGTGGAAACAATCCAGACTGGAAGTACAGAAACACTGTTGGGtggatgattttttaaaaatctggacTTTCGCTGCTTTTAGACAAAGTATTTCCTTGTACCTCAGTATATTGTACACTGGCCATGTGCCCTATTAAAACCACCCAGTTTCTCACTggaaaaaatgatgaaatttTATAACTAAAATGCCACAGTACTTTTCCCCCATCACTGATttgactttaaaaacaaataataacatGGCTGCTTaatgaaatgagatttttacCTCTTTGATTCCCCTGGGAATTTCCAATTTCAACAATGTTCTGATATCCTAGTTGTTTGCAGAGTTGCAGACTCAGATTCACAATTAATATCACAAGCTTAATTTGAACCACAGCATCTCTACTGTAGCACAATCCCATTTTACAGCAAGAACACAATAAAGCAGTTTGGTTTGGAAGTCATTAATTGCTGATTATCTTAAGTAATTTTATGGTGCCTCTGCTGCACTCTGAGAGTTCCTGACATTTACCTGACACGAGATAACTTGATCCTGCGTCCAAACTCGGCCTCCTGTgggttcttttaaaatataacacaaaaaaccccagcaactGAGGTAATGACACAATTCTCTAAATGCACCTTTCCAAGAAAACACTGGTGCCAATCCATTTGGCCCTTTACAGTCACAGTTGTCATGTGCAGGTTCCCATCTCTGCATAACCCTGGAGAAACTCTTCCGTATTGTGTCTTAGAGCAACACAAATTCAAATCACACAAATGCTCTGTGCCTGTTTTTCATCCCCAAAATTCATTTAATATTAATGCAGTTTACTCATatctctcctctcccagctaAAGGCTGGTTTCTTGCAAAAATTCCAACATGATGCTGGCAGAGATCTTTTAACAAATTCAGGACTTGGAAACACTTATCCtttgagaaaggaagggagTGTGTGTGGAAGAATATGAAAGAGGGAAAGATACCTACCGATGTGTTCGtacaagggaggagaaaggtTTTTACTAGAGCAACCTTACGCAGAACAAAGAATCAGGAAGTACCGAGCAAAAGATAGCTGGGAAAGTCAAACCAAAGACATTTCAGACCACTTTGCTGCTCAGCAAGATGGCAGTTGTTTTCACACTGCTGGTGCTGTTCTTAGCAGCTTTTGTTGCTGGATTTATATTGTTAGTCCTGGGGGCAATTAATTTTGATATCTCCAACTCGGATATTCCTCCTGGAGTGAATCAGCCTGTGAAGCTTCGAACCATTCATGTAATTTTAAtcagcagagctgtggtggTAAGTTAACTTGGTGTGAATTCTGGGGGAAGAACAATAAACCTGCAGATTTTAAACTGAACCTTTTAAACTGAACCTTTTAAGCACTATAACCCTGCTTGGAATGAATTTTCATTAAGGAGAGTAGGGCTTAGCTGTCATGCTGCATGTTGCATTTAGAAGCTTGGTTTTGCTAAAGAAACCTTTCCCAGCTGTTCCACGCTACTCTGCATTGTTACAGTCCTGCCTGGTTCTTACATCAGGCAGTGTGTAAACGCTGCCTAACACAAGTATTTGAAAGCCTGAATGTGCATCTGTAGTGAATTGTACTAACCTGGCAATAATTTGATTAAGAAACCTGATGCATGTTAGATCATTTGTATTTCCATTCTAGGTGTAGAATACATCAGATGTCCTTGAGCCATGCTTTCAAGCTCTTCTTGGCCTTGGGGATAAGGagttacatatttattttgaagataaaATTAGAAATGGAACATTTCAGAACTGCTTTTGGGAAGGGGGAGATTCTGTCAGACAAGTGACAAGACCTGGGAACGTTGCGCGAGGGGAGCTGAAAGAATTTCACCTACCCTGAATGCGTATTTATAACTCCTGCAGCAAACAAGCAGGCTTGTCTGATGGGAATGAGGGGTCCTGGCCAGCCCAGCTTCTCCAGGTGGCTAAAAGAGTGGGAAGCTAATCAGTCTACAAGAGCTGAAGCTCTTACCAGCACTCAGCTTCTGTGATCTCTGCTGACAAAGGACCTCACTGAATCAGGAGTATTTCCATGTGATGATAGATATATAGATGCTGTGATGATGGAAGATGTTAGGAATACATGGGAGAGCAGAAGTTGTGCTTGTATTTAATAAATCACTTAAATAAATCCAAGAGGgacaacatattttaaataaaaataaaatatctctgtcagaaatattttagattaGAGTGGACCATGCTAAAGAATTCTAGATATATATTCACATGCCTTGGCTGCATATAAGTTGTAATTGGAAAGAGATGACTTCGCTTAGCAGCTGGAAAAGCCAGTTCTCTATCCCCTATACGCTGCCCATTATTACCA
Encoded proteins:
- the LOC138730109 gene encoding arylacetamide deacetylase-like 4, whose amino-acid sequence is MASIYTILAIIGILFVSPVLIPALFLGAVFYDFFNSEIPPGIDEPLKLRFFHSVLIATLVLGKILEKLGVCNESSILRVVLDGIPPWRDSKLLIKDLKVDEVPVRIYQPKWPLTSKRRGVLYFHGGAGIFGSIRAFERICRCIAKKCNSVVMSVGYRLAPEHPYPGQYLDCLTATLYFMRNLEEYHVDPALIIISGDSCGANFATVICQILLNKRDLPKVRAQVLLYPGLQGLDFHLPSYQQNASVPILYRKLVIYFCFRYLNKEPTAMEDILQNCHVPESMKSKYKKWISADIIPDEFKIRGYVPLKPTPYKPEAHEAIKEILAITFSPLLAEDSVIRQLPETYIVTCEFDVLRDDGLLYKKRLEDNGVRVTWYHSQSAFHGILAFFGYGIFSFLSAEKIMNRTVNFINSL